In Pristiophorus japonicus isolate sPriJap1 chromosome 2, sPriJap1.hap1, whole genome shotgun sequence, one genomic interval encodes:
- the syt4 gene encoding synaptotagmin-4, with the protein MAPIVLSGTSFDDVPAVIGIVSAFGLIFTVSMFAWICCQRKSSKANKTPPYKFVHMLKGVDIYPENLSSKKKFGADEKSDHKDKDSSKAKMPKNSLHLDLESRDQNGNFTKTHAKVRSSPEIESVPPKIFSEGEKDSLSSETSISDKSSAPSEGQNSEPKLGSLMFSLKYNFDKKALLVNILEAHGLPAMDEQSMTSDPYIKMSILPDKKHRVKTRVLRKTLDPAFDETFTFYGIPYGQVQELSLHFLVLSFDRFSRDDVIGEVLVPMSGINLSEGKVQMNRDITKRNCRKSVGRGELLVSLCYQSTTNTLTVVVLKARHLPKNDVSGLSAADPYVKVNLYHDKKRISKKKTHVKKCTLNPVFNELFVFDIPCEGIENISVEFLVIDFDRMMKNEIIGRLVLGASAEGTVGEHWREICEHPRRQIAKWHCLSDG; encoded by the exons ATGGCTCCGATTGTGCTGAGCGGGACAAGCTTTG ATGATGTGCCGGCAGTTATAGGGATAGTCAGTGCTTTTGGCCTGATATTTACAGTGTCCATGTTTGCATGGATCTGCTGTCAACGCAAGTCGTCAAAAGCCAACAAAACCCCTCCATATAAATTCGTGCACATGCTGAAGGGGGTCGACATCTATCCCGAGAATCTAAGCAGCAAAAAGAAATTCGGGGCAGATGAAAAATCGGACCATAAAGATAAGGACTCTTCAAAAGCCAAAATGCCAAAGAACTCTCTCCACTTGGACCTGGAGAGTCGCGATCAGAACGGAAATTTCACTAAAACTCATGCCAAAGTCCGCAGCTCCCCAGAAATCGAGAGCGTCCCGCCCAAGATATTCTCAGAAGGCGAGAAAGATAGCCTGTCATCCGAGACTTCGATCTCGGACAAGTCATCGGCACCTTCTGAGGGACAAAACAGTGAGCCCAAACTGGGATCCTTGATGTTCTCCTTAAAATACAACTTCGATAAGAAGGCCTTACTTGTGAACATTCTGGAGGCTCACGGGCTGCCTGCCATGGACGAACAGTCGATGACCTCTGATCCTTATATTAAAATGTCAATCTTGCCTGACAAAAAGCATCGAGTGAAAACTCGCGTCCTCAGGAAAACCCTGGACCCAGCATTTGACGAAACGTTCACGTTTTACGGCATCCCCTACGGCCAAGTGCAAGAGCTGTCTCTGCATTTCCTGGTGCTGAGCTTTGACCGGTTCTCAAGGGACGATGTGATTGGAgaggtcctggtgccaatgtcaggAATCAATCTGTCGGAAGGCAAAGTGCAGATGAACAGGGATATCACCAAGAGAAACTGCCGG AAATCAGTGGGTCGTGGAGAATTATTAGTGTCCCTTTGCTATCAATCCACCACCAACACCCTGACTGTTGTTGTACTAAAAGCCCGTCATCTGCCTAAAAATGATGTATCTGGATTATCAG CTGCCGACCCTTACGTGAAAGTCAACCTGTACCATGATAAGAAACGAATATCAAAGAAAAAGACCCATGTTAAGAAGTGCACTCTCAATCCAGTGTTCAATGAGCTGTTTGTCTTTGACATTCCATGTGAGGGGATTGAAAACATCAGCGTTGAGTTTCTGGTCATCGATTTTGACAGAATGATGAAAAACGAGATCATTGGGCGCCTAGTGCTGGGAGCATCAGCAGAAGGGACAGTGGGAGAGCATTGGAGGGAGATCTGTGAGCACCCAAGGCGGCAAATTGCCAAATGGCATTGCCTGAGTGATGGTTAG